DNA sequence from the Salvia splendens isolate huo1 chromosome 19, SspV2, whole genome shotgun sequence genome:
TGACGCCTTTGTTACGATCACGATGATCTTCGATAGCTCGGGAATATAATGACCTTAATTGAATAGGCATGTATGCAAATATTAATTCATTATATCTACTATTATATGTACATGGCCATCATCAAttgaaaactaaattaaattaaaattaatttattaatatcagTTAACATCACAAAATGTATAAGGGTATGTTAATTCGTGAATATCAGTTATTGAAAATCAACAACTGATTAATGAATGAGTCAACTGAGAAGTTCTTAAATTCTCATTTTAATTTAGTTCTCAATTGACCACAATTCTACTCGTGTGTGATAATTACCTGCATAGCTTTCACCAGCAATGTAGAAAGTTCTATACTTAAACTGAGGGAACCTTTCAAACCACCCTCTCAAGAGTTTATAGGCATCATTTCCTGtacaattttgaaaattaaatatactcATATTTAGTGATAAGATGGatttgtttatgtgtgtgtgtgtgaaatagTTGGGACTTGGGACCTGTTCTTTTGTCACCAGTTCTTCGACCAGATGAAGAATTTGAGTATGAAAAACCAACACCAGCTGGTGAATCAAGAAACAACAAATTGGCCACTGCATGTATTAATCAACAAATTATTTCATGATCATGAATAGTtgagaatatttaattaattagattcATGTAGCTCAAAAATATGTAACATACCTTTATTCCAAGCATGGGGGCTCAAGGAGAGGGACCGGCCATCGGGCCGGACACGAAACGGGCCGACTTCCTCGGACGCCATTGAGCCACAAGACTAGCGGCTTTGATTCAGGCTTCTTGCTCGCCTCCACCAACCAATAGAAAAAGGGCCCCGGTGACGTAGCCCGACTACTGCGAGAATTTCACGTTCGATGGTTGCCCCGGGAGTTTTATGAtcctatctctctcttattGTTTAGGGTACGTCAGGTCTGCTGAGGTGGCACGAACAAGCATGCAAGTAGCACGACGAAGATGGGCCATTGGGGAGAGAGAGCAAAGGGGGAGCCCTCTCATTGTAATGCTACAATTGCTAGTGATTAAGCTAAGTTTAGGTCATCTTTATTAGaccaatttaaagaaaaatgggATGGGTTGTAATTTGTAGAGTGGAATTTAAGGTAAGTATGAATGTGGAAATTCTTAAAGATGTTAATCGAGAGAGGTATAACATGATTGGTAAGACATAGTTTATGTAgagaatagagagaaaaaagtttatATGTCTTGTATATATGAAATGCTCAtctccctagtatttatagggagaaTAGAGTCTCTTTGAGTACACCAATAAATGAGTATTGGAACTACACCACAACTAGAAACTTTACACTATTAAATATGTTCTAGGAACTCCACTGTAATGAATGAGGGGCGGCTAATTTATGATTCCTTTTTCCAACAGAAATATAATATCTTGAGATGGGCTCATGCATGTGATGAGCATTGATGGTAAGTTAGGAAGCAAATCTTGATTCCTTGCCAGCCTAATTTTCTGATCCCAAATAGATcttagaaattataaaaatgggCAAATGTATCAAGTGTGAAAATATTGACCTTAGTAACAAAAGGTCATGCTCCAACATGTATAatagtaattaaataaattagtgaTTTAGTTACAAATGCTACATTATGTCAAAGGTTGGTGGTACAGTTGGTGTGGTAGtatataaaatgattttaattttaaagaaaTGGGTAATTAAGAAAAATGATCTATATAGAGTATTACTAGTGAGGACTGTGATCAATATCAAACCATTcctaaaccttaaacgccgaacaacatcattatatgataacctggagttcattataatgaactaataacaaacttataatgaacttcataTTTCTAAACTATGCAtaatgatgtcattgtttttaaatctcagaattccctataatgaactacaaataaagttgtaatgaacttcgcgttattatataatgatgtgtttggcgtttagtgttttaaactagtttggtatataatacaaccctTACTagtgattaaatatatattccaTATATATAACTAAAATCAACTACCACTTGACTAAAGAATATACAAGTTCGATTTGGTAGGTATTAACTGATTGAGCTCAttaactataaaaataattaagatGTAAATTATGGAGCAATTAATCTATTGAGTTATTAGCAGAATAAAACTTTGgtgataaaataattgaaaGCTATAAAATTTCACATTGTCAAAGTTTTAGCATTAAATATCTTTTCTTAGGTTGCCATTAGTAATTTAGAGGCATTATTATTGATTTAGCCAATCTTGACAATTTCAAATGACACAATTATTCAATCCTTTTGGAATAATATTAATGGTGACAAATATGAGGgatttgaattttattaatacaataataatacctaaattaaataaaagctTCGATGTTACAATTTTCCAATACGAAATAGTAATTGCTACAAAATGTCTTACAACTTTGAACGTAAATGTGTATTCTTTTATGTTATCCAACAACAATAAATATTCCATTAGTTTCTGATCAATTACTCCAAGTATTCAATTTGctcaaatctcgatacaaaaTATAcctttttaataatattttattatttaaattcgtatgaatttatgtttCAACATATTTTTCAGTTGTTAATTGGCCTATTATATTCTTCACAATCAACCTCAAAAGTCAAACATTTCTAACTATAAGTTCGTCCCAAATCAAGACTCGAATTTGGTAACCAAATCTTGAAAAGTTGGATAATTTAAACAACACAGTAACACACCATACAAACAAACattataaatcatacatattgaGATGAACTCCAATTATATGCCCAACTTGTTACATATATGTTGCTGAGAATGCAACTTCACTACTACAAATACATGAATCAAACTATTCTTATAAAGTGTGACATTTGATCCTAACACAGAAAGGGAAAAAATAATGTACTCTACTCTGTCTTCTAACTATCCCTAATCGAAACGAAAACATATCTTATTTCATTCCATCATACACGAACCAACGAATCAACTATTTGTGTtcgaaaatagtatatttaggTAGGCATTGCCTTGTTCTCAAGGAACGATCTGAAGAGGATGAAGGCTTGTCGGGGGCGATGCAAGGGCACCTCATGCCCTGCTCCGGTCACTGTTACAAGAGTCAATCCGTCGTATATTTGGCTCCATCCACCAACCTATGTTCACAAATGGCGAAAAGTGGCATCAAAAAGCGATGAAATTCGACAGATTATGAAGCAGTGTTTATGTTTGAAGGCTCTTGTTTGGCTTACTAGTCTCACCTTTTTGTTATCATACCACGGATACCACTTTGATAGAGTCGGAAGGTTCAGAGCATCGATTGAGTAGCGTGTTGCAGTGACTGGAACGACCGAATCAGTATCCCCACTGCGAGAAAGGCAAGATCATCACATGATTTTTAGGGCAAGTGACTCAAGCTACTCTATTTGATGAAGTtatcaacacaaatttgtgatTCAATGAATGTTGGAGAAGGAATTCATACCTATATACCCATATCCGGATGCCGGCTGATTTTAGCTCTTGATAAATCGGAAGCATGGACAGAGGGGAATCGGTCCAGTAATTACCGACTACATCACTGCATTGGTGAGGGGTAGTTAGAAAAAAAAGGCAAGGAACAGGAGATGAGAAAACCACGAAAGGGTGAAGCTACCTGCACGTCTGCCATGGATACGAGAGCCTTGTCACGTTGGCGTGCATTGCTTTCTGAACATCAAGGTGATTGAAGTAGATCTGGGAGTACCTCTCGGTGCAAGGATCATATGCTCTAGACATCCACGGCTATGTTTCAAGAAAAACGAGATCCTTTGTGTTTTAGATACAATTTGATTGCCACAACTTACTTACACTACAGATGCACAAAGATTTTTCCAAAGCAATCTTACTATTCATACCTTTATCCATAGCTTAGTACTTCATTAAAATGTAAAGAAACTAAGGATTTTTCTATGATTCAGAAATAATATTCAGACTTACATAGTGACCCTTTAAACGGCGTCTGAGTGCAGAAGTGTTATTGCAAGGGGGAGTGTAAATGCTGTAGGGATCAATGTTCCCCATCTCCCTGTCGGCTAGATTAAGAGACCTAACGCAGTCGCTTGAAGGATGAGTCGCAGATCCCGTGTCACATGTTTTCTGCAGAATTTTGTAAGTTGAATCTGATATCAAGCCGTGAGTCCACCAATATTCAAATGTGCCAACGTAATCGTGGTGATCATCCGTGACTGCATTCCCCACCTAAACATACAATGCTCAGAAACAAAGATTAAGCCAAAATGAGATGGATATTTACACAATTCTTCAACTGAGCAAGACTTCAAATGTATGTACCATGAATCCTTTAAAGTTCAGAACTGGATTCTGAATTCCCTTGTTTCTTTCGTATACGAGTTGAGAAAGCTGAGGAACATAATGCCCTGAAAAAGGATGAGCAACGAGCACGAAAGCCATGATTAGATCATCTTCTCTGTCAAAATTGAGCTTTTTCATAATCACAAACATTATAAAGACCTGCATAGCTCTCCCCAGCAATGTAAAACTCTCTATGTTTGTATTGTGGAAACCTCTCCAACCAGTTGATCAGAAAGGCGTAAGCGTCTTCGGCTGAAATTACAATACCATGAACCAACAACACATTCAGAAAATCAAGTGCAAACACAGACACATTTTGATCATTTCACAACAATTAAACAAATGAAGCCTCAAGAATCAAGAACAGAACAATACCAGTTCTTTGGTCACCAACAGTATACAAATCAGATGTAGTATTCGAATACGAAAATCCAACACCAGCAGGTGACTCCAGAAAGAGCAAATTAGCCACTACCACAAAACACAAACCAGTAATTAAGTATGCATCACAGCAAAAAGGAAACAATTTAAACCACCAAATCCAATTTCACAACATACATTTGTTCCAAGCATAAGGGTTGAGGAAGAGGGTTCTCCCATCCGAATTAATCCGAAAAGGACCGATCTCTTCCACAGCCCCATAAGCTACAGAGGAGCAACCAGGACCCCCATTGAGCCACAAAACCAGTGGCCTTGAATCAGGGTCTCTATCCTTAGGAGCCTCTGTCAGCCAATAAAAAAGTGCCCTCCCATTTTGCTCATTCACAGTCACATAACCAGAATACTGGTTGAATCCAACATTTTGTGGCTGCCCAGGCAAGTATGTTATCCTATCATGTTCTTGATCTACATTAGACAAAGAGTGGCAAATTCCCACTAAAGAAATCAACAACAAGAAGCAAATTGCACAGATTACTGAACCCCCcatcaaaaaaaaatattcacccCTTTCAAACAGAAAAAGAACCCAAATTGGATATAGGGTTCCACTTGAATTGGAGTTTATCTACAGAAGAATGTGCTCTGCCAATGAAACATGGGGTGGCAAATTCATAGTTATACTTATACTGATTGGCCAACTCAATCAGTTAAAATAAAGAGCAATATAAAATGACAAGACCTCATCATTTTACAAATCCCTAAAAATTCTCAGATTCAAGActggatttttatttttaaagaaatggcaaaatgagaagTCAGCTAGTTTTTACTGCTCCATTAACACCTCTGTGCTCTATCATTGACTCTGACAAGCACATGTCTCATGTTCATTGAGAAAAAATGGGGGAAACGAAAGCGACCCCATGAAATTAACCGATAATTAGGATTCGCCCAATTGGAATTAGACTACAGAAAAGTTAATGGGATTTTGAGAAAGTTTGGCGGCAATGATGAAGGTTTGTGATTGGACACTTGCAGCTCTGGCATCTGTGAGTTAAATTTTGGACTAAACAGTCAATGGAAGTGACAAAGTCGTTGCTAAATATCAGCATCTAAGGGCATCGTTAACTCCGGCCCGGATTCAaaccccaagtcccctccaggTCATTATTTCCTTAAATTTGAGTCTCAGGCCCCAACTGCTATAACCCTGCAGGCCCCAAcctgggccgcaactaataaatgacattattcacaacttcaacctattttactcATAATAACAATGcgttgaacaattcaaaccgggaaaatttattgttcaatcgaaaaaagaaaattaaaaatcctagaaaaaaaattataaatcctaggaaaaaaattattaatccctaaaaaataaaaattacaagtcctagaaaaaatattgaaataatttagagGATATAAATGGAGAAATTGGTGGAAGAATGTTGACGAAATGGGTATAAATGggcaaaaaaatcaaataaaaaaagaaaaataaataaattttggggGTTTGCGGCCCGTCCCGAACCCTCCAAAGCTAGCCCGGGCCGGAACCGGGACCGTCCCCAGGCCGCAACTTCCGCTCGTCCAACCCAATgcccgggccgggactcgctttttgcggcccggcccctagCGTTATTGATTCCCTTAGAGCATCAATAACCCCGGCCCGGTTTCaagccccaagtcccctccacgtcatcattcctctacagttgcggcccaggccccaactgctctaaccctgcatactacaacccgggccgcaactaataaatgacattattcacaacttcaacttattttaaacgtaaaataaaaaacgccggaaatttataacacgaaaaatttcatttataacacgagaatttcatttttaatacaaaaacaataaattataacctaaaaaatataaaaaaaaaaaactagaatttaaaaaaagtgcaaaaaataaaaaaaaaaattggcttGTCTGCAGCCACGtcgcccctctccctctcttcctccttcttcttcctcttccaaaatgtaaaaattcagAACTTGCGGCCCGAACCCCCTCGCCCTGGAAGCCCCAACGCCGGCCAGGCCGGACCCCGGGAGCGTCACCGGGCCGCAACTgtggccccgggaccggcctgggccggaACCTCCACCCCTCCAACGCGtaggacgggccgggactcgcgatttgcggcccggccctcCGCGTTAACGATGCCCTTATATTCACGTTCTTTTTATTTAGTTGtctatatttttaatttctctttATGAAAAGTTCACATAGATTTGTTGTTATGAAAAACAATGCTCCCCAAAAGTAAATTAggagtacttttattttttactaaggTAATTGATAATAAGCACTCCATTCGTCTCTATGTTTCTTTTTTGGACCATTTTATTAGGGTTGAATTGTAATGAAAAGCAACACATTTTTTTTGGGACTCGTGAAACTATTTCTCATGCTAATTTGTAGATATCTTGAAGGGTAAAACAACTGACCAAGGATTTAAGATCGTTTCATATCCAAAGGCATGGATCGATTCACTCTTCTATTTAACGATCTTTTAATCTCAACTTTATTCTTTTTCGTATTCGCTTCACTTAATTCATTTagtacaatttttaaaaatttaatgtaAAAAAACATGACTCACATAGAGCTTTTTTTCACTTGGGAATAGGCATAACTACTTCTATAGGTGGGGTCGCACCATTGCCACCATACTAACtatataatgttattttatacaCTTGCAAATGACACTCTTTCAACtttattaaactgatcaagtcattTTACTAAGAATATCTTATGATACACCTCAATTTCATCACTTTATCGCAACCTAAAATGTAAAAATTGCAACAGATCAaacatatttttcaaattttatcaaattaagCACTCATTGTTGCTCAGATTGTGATTTAGTGGTATCCTTGAAATTACTAACTAAGAGTTAAAATCGGTTTATATAGTGATGGCAATGACGAAGACAGTACTGTGTTTTTTGGTTGCCGACACTCAATTTGTACAACTACTAAACACAATAAAGTTGCAACTTGTaagattttattaatattatactatcaatttaaaattaaatataaaatttataaatgagTTTACAACTTTACTTAGATGAATATACTTGGTGTACTCAATGATTCTAATCATTATTTTGCTTGTTAAAGTAAGATGTTGACGGTGGTGGCTTATAATAGTCAAAAATTGCTACTCCATTTTGATTTAAGTAAACCATGACTGAAATTTTATTACTAGTAAGTTTGGAAATTGAAACTATCCTAGCTTTGTTAGTTAAACTCTTCTTGTTTTTAAACGTGGGCAATTCAATGAAAAAGGCCTCGAAAAATTCAATCAATTTATAGGGTTCAAGTAGATTGTAGATCTTTTAATTCTCTCCCACCTTTTTATATTTCCATGTTTAAAAGGTTCACTTCAAGTGATGCTATACTTTTTATAACGTGAACAGTACTCTCTTTATTTTATTGTCTTTCTACTTAACATAGAAAATAACATTGTAGTATAAAATttcattatgaaaaaaaaaatgttttgctTTGAAAAAGGTGGAAGGCGTATCCATTTATTAGGTAAAAAGATTAAGATTGAAATAGAATAGAATCTAACTGTTGTTGACAAATTTTGTCTAACGGTGTTGTGATTCTTGTGACTAAAAGTCAAGACAACCTAATTTTGACATATATTTTGAGAATTCAATTTAATGATAAATAGTAGAAATACCTTAACCTTTTTGAGGAAAAATAGAAAGTCATTGGCTAACAATTTACATTGTTAGGATTTCACatatatagattaaaaaaatacatagaaGTGCACATGGGATTGGGTAtgattttgtaaatatatacaaggaaaatataatttaattatgtatagtATGATTTCGACTTAATATCGAATGTAATATGATTTGTTGAATGTTGACTAAGGAATTGAACCAATTATAGGGAGGTGCACATGGGATTGGGTATGATtaactttttcattttattataattatggATTATGGATATTGAAGAATGACAGCTTATTTAATctacatatttaatttaaaactgCATGAAATGATGTAACATGTGCGTTGAAGTCAACCAATAACTTCCCATAAAGGTTAAATTCCCAAGGATTTAATTGTTTAGTTATATTTAGGCCTACATAAGGAACTAGCAATGAATAATGAACTTAGCATAGGAGTACTCTTAACGTGAGacaatattatttataaattttttgagCCTCTTGCATTTGTACGACTTTTTGTAGACTAAATAAAATTGGATTTAATATACCATGTTTATATTATGTCTATATATTGTGAACTTGGTTTAAACATATAACGATTTGGTAATGACAGCAAACTAATTTGATACTCTGACACCTGTTTTTTATAAACAAAGCAATTAACCAATGTGTGGGTAGAGTTGTTAATGTTCGAAGGTAAAGATTTCAGATTCGATTCAACTGTGATATATATGGCCTTCAAAATATGtgtttatttattcattaaaaaCAATTTCATTTTGTATTAAATGTACAAATATTGTGAAATTCGAAATTGTATCCTTTAGCATGATTACATCTACATAACCAATGTGTCATTGCTTATGCAAATGGACTAGGAAACATGAGTATAAAAATATCctttcaaaaaaattgaaagagaCTTAACAAAATTGAGAATTTGGGCCTAATGAAGATCCATTAAAGCAATGGGCCCATACGAATTAAATCATATTGttttaatattacaaaaaaaattgaaatatatagtGTGCATTGAGATCCACTACGAGctatataaaaatatcaatttgAATATGATGATAAATTGACAAGGAATAATTATTTGCATATATTTCCTTATAATATAATACAATCCCTCTTGAAAACATAACGGAAAATGTAAAATTGTGATTACTGGGGAAAATAGGAATATTTTATTTGGAAAAGGTGCCATATAATACATTTCTACACTTATTTTAGATAAATATATCTATTCTATTTAAGCAAGGTATGATACCTTGCCAATGGAACAAGCAACCTAATTAAATAGTTATATTAAACATTATTCTATTCCCTTGTGAATTTATGATGTCTCAATACTTTCTTTCCAGACGTTCCAAATATtcttcctttttattttatttattttaaaatcttCTTTTATCATTTACTAATAGTTATGAAcgtaataaatgaaataaataaggGTAAACTTGAATAATTACATATAAATTACACTTTTTAAAATAACACTACCCCTATTATAGGTAGTAACAAAATGTTTGGTCATTGAAGTGTACACTAGTACAAAGATGACGAAAACGTCACCAATCAATGTAATACTCCAAAGTgcaagtatattttttttaaaattagtcaaacaatatatttttgaatttgcAAAAGGATGGAAATAAATGATGGACTTTTCAATTATTtggatattttaataaatagtagCTACTACTCCCTACtatttttaacaaattttaGAAGAATAAAATTCAGTTTATAGGTGGAATACACCTAAAAAtcgtaaaatattaaaatccacaccgacaactaaaattagaggaaTATGAATTCGAATTGAAGCTACTGAAATCCTAATTTTTGattaacaaaaacaaataaatactactattttttattatattttaataaaagaaGTATCCTCTCTcatcctctctcttctctcttttgTACCTTATCACCTCACAGAATAAACTCTCTCTCATAAAACATTTCTTCCCTCTTCTCCCCGCCTCCAAAAACAAGCAAAAAAGGATAAATTCGCCGCCCCCATATTCACAGCTCTCTCAATTCCTAAGCTTTTTTGTAGTCCAGTGTTTTGGCTCCACCTCCAGTTGATGCCCATTTGTTAAATTGAGGGGATTGTTTGAGATTGGAACGACGCCGCGTGAAGAGAAtcagccaccgccgccgctgaAGTAGTGAATCAGTCGATTTTCATGCCTCCGGAGCCATTGCCTTGGGATCGAAGGGATTTTCGGAAGCACGACAGATCCGCCTCTGCCGTCGCCGGAGGATTGGGCCGCGGCGGGATTCACAAATGGAGGgaccagcagcagcagccgcacCGCAACCACCACGCTCCGCCTCCatatcagcagcagcagcagcagcagcggtgGTATTCTGATTTCCGCTCCCCTGGTGAGTAAACAATgagaaaaaatcagaaaaaggtCCAATCTTTTTTTAGGGTTTCTGAAATTACTATTTAGGGCTAAAGTggagtggtttttaaatgagaAATTTTGTGTTTCAGTTTAATTAGCTCTGGAATAGTGCTTATTTAAAATTGTGTTAGGTTGTTGTCTGTCAAAGACGTTTTGGTTTGGGGTTGAAAGTGGGATTTGTTGATTTCCAGTTATGGAAGATGGAAGCTTTAAGAGGATTAGGTTGTTGTGGAGATACTTTTGCTCGTGGTTAATTCCTAAAATACCTTTTGTAGTTAAGAGACATGTGCACCGGTTATTTGCCATTGTTTTGTTTTCAGGATGTATTTCTGTTGTGTGGGATTCAGTTTGATagtaaagaaagagagaaaaatagaaCTTTTGTTGGTTTCGTTTTGGTTTTACTTTCATTGATAAAGAGCACGGTGAGTTGCCTAGAACACATTCTcatctttattttttaacaaAGGAATGTTGGTTTTGCTTATGCTGATTCCTTTTCTCCTTGTGTGTGTTTTCATTTGCTAAAGGCCAGAGCAAGCAGGGTGGTTGGTCTATGTATTCTGGTGATCCTGGTCAAGGCGTTGCGCCTTTCGGTTCTCGGTTTGATAGAAATTTGGAAAATGAACGAAGCCAAACCTTTAGCTCCCGTGGTAATGGAAGGTGTTA
Encoded proteins:
- the LOC121779856 gene encoding serine carboxypeptidase-like 27 is translated as MGGSVICAICFLLLISLVGICHSLSNVDQEHDRITYLPGQPQNVGFNQYSGYVTVNEQNGRALFYWLTEAPKDRDPDSRPLVLWLNGGPGCSSVAYGAVEEIGPFRINSDGRTLFLNPYAWNKLANLLFLESPAGVGFSYSNTTSDLYTVGDQRTAEDAYAFLINWLERFPQYKHREFYIAGESYAGHYVPQLSQLVYERNKGIQNPVLNFKGFMVGNAVTDDHHDYVGTFEYWWTHGLISDSTYKILQKTCDTGSATHPSSDCVRSLNLADREMGNIDPYSIYTPPCNNTSALRRRLKGHYPWMSRAYDPCTERYSQIYFNHLDVQKAMHANVTRLSYPWQTCSDVVGNYWTDSPLSMLPIYQELKSAGIRIWVYSGDTDSVVPVTATRYSIDALNLPTLSKWYPWYDNKKVGGWSQIYDGLTLVTVTGAGHEVPLHRPRQAFILFRSFLENKAMPT
- the LOC121779857 gene encoding serine carboxypeptidase-like 28 isoform X1; translation: MASEEVGPFRVRPDGRSLSLSPHAWNKVANLLFLDSPAGVGFSYSNSSSGRRTGDKRTGNDAYKLLRGWFERFPQFKYRTFYIAGESYAGHYIPELSKIIVIVTKASTTPSSTSKVSCSLGIR
- the LOC121779857 gene encoding serine carboxypeptidase-like 28 isoform X2, which codes for MASEEVGPFRVRPDGRSLSLSPHAWNKVANLLFLDSPAGVGFSYSNSSSGRRTGDKRTGNDAYKLLRGWFERFPQFKYRTFYIAGESYAVAWESVDRRFLRQHRDV